In the Geobacter sp. FeAm09 genome, one interval contains:
- a CDS encoding XrtA system polysaccharide deacetylase codes for MLNALTIDVEDYFQVNAFARHIAFAEWDSFPLRVEDNTHRVLGMLDEFGVKATFFVLGWIAERVPHLVREIQAQGHEIASHGYGHQLVYRIGPDAFRSDIRRAKQILEDVCGTEICGYRAPSYSITKQSLWAFDILLDEGYSFDSSVFPVYHDTYGIPDAPRFPYAVERDAGRLAEFPLTTYPVRCGSMEYRLPIAGGGYLRLLPAELVRRGIARINDQEHQPAVLYFHPWEIDPGQPRIKAGLKSRFRHYLNLHRTEGKLRHLLGKLQFGTMTAAIAGSSNRPQRDAGLGAPRS; via the coding sequence ATGCTCAATGCCCTGACCATAGATGTGGAAGACTATTTCCAGGTGAACGCTTTTGCCCGCCATATCGCCTTTGCGGAATGGGATAGTTTCCCCTTGAGGGTCGAGGATAATACGCATCGGGTTTTGGGTATGCTCGACGAGTTCGGCGTAAAGGCCACATTTTTCGTGCTGGGCTGGATTGCGGAACGGGTGCCGCACCTGGTCCGGGAGATTCAGGCCCAGGGGCATGAAATTGCCAGCCATGGCTATGGGCACCAACTGGTGTATCGTATCGGACCGGATGCCTTCAGGTCGGATATACGCCGCGCCAAGCAGATTCTTGAGGACGTCTGCGGCACGGAAATCTGCGGTTATCGCGCCCCCAGTTATTCCATAACGAAGCAATCTCTCTGGGCTTTCGATATTCTGCTCGACGAAGGTTATTCCTTCGACAGCAGTGTCTTCCCGGTTTATCACGATACCTACGGCATTCCGGACGCCCCCCGTTTCCCCTATGCGGTGGAGCGGGATGCCGGGCGCCTGGCGGAGTTCCCGTTGACCACGTATCCCGTGCGCTGTGGCAGCATGGAGTATCGGCTGCCGATAGCCGGTGGCGGCTATCTGCGGCTGTTGCCGGCGGAGTTGGTCCGGCGGGGTATTGCGAGGATCAATGATCAGGAGCACCAGCCCGCGGTGCTCTATTTTCACCCCTGGGAGATCGATCCGGGACAGCCCCGCATCAAAGCCGGGCTCAAGTCGCGTTTTCGGCATTATCTCAATCTGCACCGTACCGAAGGGAAGCTGCGGCATCTCTTGGGCAAGCTCCAATTCGGCACCATGACGGCTGCGATCGCCGGCAGTTCCAATCGCCCGCAGCGTGATGCCGGCCTCGGTGCCCCCAGGTCATGA